The region ATTGTTCTGCAAGTAACGTGAATTATCGGGATGAGGATGAAATTCAAGCAACCTTAGTTATTACTGCAGCTGGTATAAGTAAATCATTTACGACTAGAAACCTCCAACAGCTCAATAAGATGATTGAAATTCGTTTAGTTGACGGTCCGTTTAAACATCTGGAAGGTTTTTGGCGCTTTGATGAAGTACCAGGAGGGGGTTGTCAAATTGGTTTTGATTTAGAATTTGAATTTGCAGGTAGAATGTTTGCGTTTCTATTAGGATCTGTATTTGAGCAGGTCACTGATAAAATGGTTGATGCCTTTTGTGAACGCGCTGAGTTTATTTATGGTCGAAGTTGAA is a window of Legionella busanensis DNA encoding:
- a CDS encoding type II toxin-antitoxin system RatA family toxin, with translation MTSVKKLRVVPFSCEQMFNLVNDVERYHEFLPYCSASNVNYRDEDEIQATLVITAAGISKSFTTRNLQQLNKMIEIRLVDGPFKHLEGFWRFDEVPGGGCQIGFDLEFEFAGRMFAFLLGSVFEQVTDKMVDAFCERAEFIYGRS